In one window of Acanthopagrus latus isolate v.2019 chromosome 15, fAcaLat1.1, whole genome shotgun sequence DNA:
- the cdt1 gene encoding DNA replication factor Cdt1 yields the protein MRAKLLFFFLLISSFTDFSAWQTRAVFDKAVLVSTSRLGKNMSQARVTDFFAQRKKGIAGPVKPAKQRSSAVVGYGSTAITVADTRSRSSKNLCSSSVHEEFVNVIDEAVGLQEEEVVKDIPSCPRTPKRTSATEFDLGAGVFSATADHSTAKKRRQVEAVSAKANVPEKPQRRRARKKLVLPQDTPHAGVQARPSEMTQQAAAPTSPVSEHKTSSSPLRGQLTGKITEGQAPSKVDIAALKSRLQRIKKREEELVSTEASPSVYTLSSPADAAPRNPPHHVPKTAIATTSKAEALKRTVARAKELATKAQRRNEEREAEESKSSETQAQDSTEQPAYQRYHTLAQAAPPGLSLPYHYKVLAEMFRSMDTVVAMLYNRCETATFAKIKQGVQDMMHKRFEESHIGQIKTVFPEAYTFRQEKNIPTFNSSIKKGSYQLTVEPVILSDQNEARLVLSASHLVERRRTFHLKLVCIVKRHHKVFLSSLVPPMSVPEEKLTRWHPGFNVDTVPAIQTSSLPQPPHTEKLSTAQEVLDKARSLITPKMEKALVSLVLTTEDKVADSKAQTSPQDLTVPQKSAAVVPAALKGVSQSLLDRIRAKEAQKLQAAMIRNPTQEDRLLMMSRLPELARILRNVFVAEKKPALIMEVVCNRMVASYRSALCTGEMEKHIRLLAEVAADWLSIHPIRKDFYLKLNKNTELSIVMDKLNSRLREEERI from the exons ATGCGCGCGaaacttcttttcttcttcctgttgatATCTAGCTTCACCGACTTCAGTGCATGGCAGACCCGTGCAGTCTTTGACAAAGCGGTACTTGTGTCCACCTCACGCCTCGGCAAGAACATGTCTCAGGCTCGAGTTACTGATTTCTTCgcacagagaaagaaaggcaTTGCCGGTCCTGTGAAACCAGCCAAGCAGCGAAGCAGCGCTGTGGTCGGTTATGGTTCGACTGCTATCACCGTCGCCGACACACGGTCAAGATCCTCTAAAAACCTGTGTTCGTCCTCCGTCCATGAAGAGTTTGTCAATGTTATCGATGAGGCAGTGGGACTACAGGAGGAAGAGGTTGTGAAAGATATCCCCTCTTGCCCCCGGACTCCGAAGCGGACCTCGGCAACAGAGTTTGACCTCGGAGCAGGCGTTTTTTCAGCCACCGCCGACCACAGCACGGCCAAGAAGAGACGGCAAGTGGAGGCCGTCAGCGCTAAAGCTAATGTCCCGGAGAAACCACAGAGGAGAAGGGCCAGAAAGAAACTGGTCCTCCCTCAAGACACACCACAT GCTGGTGTCCAGGCACGACCCAGCGAGATGACCCAGCAGGCCGCAGCTCCAACCTCTCCTGTGTCTGAGCACAAGACCAGCAGCTCTCCACTGAGGGGTCAGCTCACCGGCAAGATCACTGAAGGACAG GCCCCGTCTAAAGTGGACATTGCAGCTCTCAAGTCTCGTCTTCAGAGGATCAAGAAACGTGAAGAGGAACTAGTCAGCACTGAAGCCTCACCTTCAGTTTACACGTTGTCCTCTCCTGCTGATGCAGCACCCCGCAATCCTCcccatcatgtcccaaaaactGCCATAGCCACCACCTCTAAAGCTGAGGCCCTCAAGCGGACTGTGGCACGAGCCAAAGAGCTTGCTACTAAAGCTCAGAGGAGGAacgaggagagggaggcagaggagagcaaGAGTAGTGAGACACAGGCTCAGGACAG TACTGAACAGCCAGCATACCAGCGGTACCACACCCTTGCCCAGGCAGCCCCCCCTGGCCTCTCCCTGCCATACCATTACAAAGTGCTTGCTGAGATGTTCAGAAGTATGGACACGGTGGTAGCCATGCTGTATAACCGCTGTGAGACGGCAACCTTTGCCAAGATCAAACAGGGAGTTCAGGACATGATGCACAA GAGGTTCGAGGAGAGCCATATCGGTCAGATAAAGACCGTGTTTCCTGAAGCCTACACATTCAGACAGGAGAAGAACATCCCAACCTTCAACAGCAGCATTAAGAAGGGCAGCTACCAGCTTACTGTGGAGCCTGTCATTCTCTCAG ACCAGAATGAAGCCCGTCTCGTcctgtcagcctctcatcttgTGGAGAGAAGACGCACCTTCCATCTGAAACTGGTCTGCATTGTCAAACGGCACCACAAG gtctTCCTGTCGTCGTTAGTTCCTCCCATGTCTGTTCCAGAAGAAAAACTGACCCGCTGGCACCCTGGCTTTAATGTGGATACTGTGCCAGCTATCCAGACTAGCTCCCTGCCTCAGCCTCCTCACACTGAGAAACTGTCCACTGCTCAGGAGGTGCTGGACAAGGCCCGTTCACTCATCACACCCAAG ATGGAAAAGGCTCTGGTTTCTCTGGTTCTGACGACTGAAGATAAAGTTGCAGATAGTAAAGCGCAAACATCTCCACAGGACCTCACAGTTCCTCAAAAATCAGCTGCTGTGGTACCAGCTGCCCTGAAAGGGGTGTCCCAGTCCCTCCTGGACCGG ATCAGGGCAAAGGAAGCTCAGAAGCTCCAGGCTGCCATGATCCGAAACCCCACCCAGGAGGACCGCCTGCTGATGATGTCACGGCTCCCAGAGTTGGCCAGGATTCTCCgcaatgtttttgttgcagagaAGAAACCAGCTTTAATCATGGAGGTGGTCTGTAACAGGATGGTGGCCAGCTACAGATCTGCTCTCTGCACAG GGGAAATGGAGAAACATATTCGTCTACTGGCAGAAGtggctgctgattggctgagtaTTCATCCGATCAGGAAGGACTTCTACCTGAAGTTGAACAAGAACACAGAGCTCAGCattgttatggacaaactgaaCAGCAGActaagagaggaggagagaatcTGA